The following coding sequences are from one Funiculus sociatus GB2-C1 window:
- a CDS encoding TIGR04283 family arsenosugar biosynthesis glycosyltransferase, protein MSRVSIIIPTLNEAKCLERTLRQLSVLEPTAKEVLIVDGGSEDETVAIAHRFSSSTIRVISSDTRGRSVQMNQGAAAATGDILCFLHADTSVPDDLVAVIEQTLADKTVAGGGFISLMTGEQTTRWGVSLHNYLKTYYAPLIFRPHLFFKGLRLLFGDQVMFCRHADFLESGGFDPAIPILEEADLCLKLVQRGKIRQVNRVVQSSDRRVAKWGSLKATAIYLYIGFLWGFGVSGTYLKKFYEDIR, encoded by the coding sequence ATGTCTCGCGTCTCGATTATTATTCCTACTCTGAATGAGGCGAAGTGTCTAGAACGCACTTTGCGCCAGTTGAGTGTATTGGAACCGACTGCAAAGGAAGTGCTGATAGTCGATGGCGGGAGTGAAGATGAGACAGTTGCGATCGCGCATCGCTTCAGTTCATCTACAATACGTGTCATCTCATCCGACACACGCGGGCGTTCGGTGCAGATGAACCAAGGCGCAGCAGCAGCAACGGGGGATATTCTTTGCTTTCTACACGCAGATACCTCTGTACCAGATGATCTGGTAGCAGTAATTGAACAAACTTTAGCAGACAAAACTGTTGCTGGCGGTGGGTTTATTTCCCTGATGACAGGCGAACAAACAACACGTTGGGGAGTTTCCCTGCACAATTACCTTAAAACTTACTACGCGCCGCTCATTTTTCGACCGCATTTGTTTTTTAAAGGGTTGCGATTATTATTTGGCGATCAGGTGATGTTTTGTCGTCACGCTGATTTTTTAGAATCTGGTGGGTTTGATCCTGCCATACCCATTTTAGAGGAAGCTGACTTGTGCCTGAAGCTGGTGCAACGCGGCAAAATTCGTCAAGTAAACCGAGTTGTGCAAAGTAGCGATCGCCGCGTGGCAAAATGGGGATCGCTCAAGGCTACAGCTATATATCTTTATATCGGCTTTCTCTGGGGATTTGGTGTTTCTGGAACATACCTGAAGAAATTCTATGAGGATATTCGGTAA
- a CDS encoding DUF928 domain-containing protein, whose amino-acid sequence MNRLQLPRQKLILTSAFALFLVSNTFYITHSPAQPPVRSLISAVRFVPPTVPPEGQRDAPKGRPRGGGTRGGDRLSLTALVPVTEETLAARIAGNQARLSNEKSVLALTVAEYPALWFYVPFALSGDRPITFVLQEYQGKEHPGKEIYKTTFSVSQAQPGLVQFRLPANAAPLEIGKMYHWFFAISSDAEESVYVDGFIQRIAPPEMATELQQSTPRDRAALYAANGIWHDALDILAQLRSANPQDAKLTTDWENLFKAIGLNAIAKEPIIQCCTPN is encoded by the coding sequence AAAAACTAATACTGACGAGCGCATTTGCTCTTTTTCTCGTCAGTAATACCTTCTACATTACGCACTCACCAGCACAACCTCCGGTAAGATCATTGATTTCAGCAGTGCGCTTTGTCCCGCCCACAGTACCACCAGAAGGACAGCGAGATGCACCCAAAGGACGACCGCGAGGTGGGGGAACTCGTGGCGGCGACAGACTATCTCTGACTGCCTTGGTGCCTGTTACAGAGGAAACTTTGGCGGCTCGAATAGCCGGAAACCAAGCTAGACTTTCAAATGAGAAATCTGTTTTAGCATTAACAGTTGCTGAATATCCCGCTTTGTGGTTTTACGTTCCTTTTGCCTTAAGTGGCGATCGCCCGATAACGTTTGTGTTACAGGAATATCAGGGTAAAGAGCATCCGGGTAAAGAAATTTACAAAACCACTTTCAGCGTCTCCCAAGCCCAACCCGGTTTGGTACAATTTCGTCTTCCGGCGAATGCAGCACCTTTAGAAATTGGCAAAATGTACCATTGGTTCTTCGCAATTTCTAGTGATGCGGAGGAATCTGTCTATGTTGATGGGTTTATTCAAAGGATTGCACCTCCTGAGATGGCAACTGAGTTACAGCAAAGTACGCCACGCGATCGCGCGGCGCTTTATGCTGCTAATGGCATTTGGCATGATGCGCTAGATATACTCGCCCAACTCCGCAGTGCTAATCCCCAAGATGCCAAACTCACTACTGATTGGGAAAATCTATTTAAGGCTATTGGTTTAAATGCGATCGCTAAAGAACCCATCATTCAATGTTGTACGCCAAATTGA